A window of Methylomonas sp. 11b genomic DNA:
AGGTGTTGTATTGCAATTCCTTCGCCAAGACCCTGTCGCCAGGCTTACGTGTGGGCTGGCTGGTGCCGGGCCGCCACATGGCGCGGGTGGAAAATCTGAAATACATGAAACACCAAGCCGTGCCGACTCTGAACCAACTGATAGTTGCGCACATGTTGGAACAAGGCGGTTACGACCGCTATCTACGGCAGGTGCGTCAGGAATATGCCCGCAACGTGGCATTGACCGTTAAAGCCGTCAGCCTGTTATTCCCCGAAGGCACCCGCGTTACTCAACCGGAGGGCGGCTTTGCCTTGTGGGTGGAATTACCAACCGGCGTCGATGCGATGGAACTGCACCGCCGGGCCAGTCAGGAAAACATCATCATCGCCCCCGGCCCCTTGTTCTCGGCCACACAAAAGAAATTCGGCAATTTCATTCGCTTGAGTTGCGCCGTACCTTGGAACGACAGGGTAGAAAAAGCGTTGAAGAAGTTGGGGGATATTGCTTCGGATTTGCTGACACAAAATCGCCAATGACTGCTATTACTTTGAGAATGTCGGCACAGTTGTCTCACCTGCCTGACCACCATTCGCCGGGATGAGGCAGCGATAATGTCATTTTTTTGCCAAATACCGGACAGTCGGAGGTCCAAAGGATGCCACCTATTGAAATTGGACAGTGCCCCCAACCGGCGCGTTTTCGACGCTCGTAACTAATCCATTAACTCTTCCGCACAAATAGACTAGCGCCCAGCCATATCGGCTTTGCGTCCAATCATTTTGTCGGCTAACGCATGGGTACCGCCGCTGCCAAGAATGACTTGGCGAATTTTCTCGTCCGGAATCCGTACCACCACGTTTATAGCCCGCTTGATGTCGTCGGCGCTCATGTCGGAAAAGAGTTTGACGGCGTGCGGGTTGCCGGCATCGCGGCGCAGCACATCGAGTTCGTCGACGCGAGTACCGAATGCTTTGCCTTTCGGATCGCCCTGAGCCCGGAATGCCAGTGCGCCGCCCACATCCAATGTCAGCACTTTGCCGTTGACAACACCTTGGTTATCGCCATTGAAGCCGGCAGCGTCCCAGTTGGCGGTCCAGGCATGCACACCAAACCACTGCTGAGCTTGTTTGCGTTCGCTTTCGTTGAGATGAGCGATGCATTTCTTGTCGAGCTCCACCCACTCTGTCGCCACCTGGTCCGCCGCTATTGTTCTCACATGGGTCAAAGTGGGCGCTCCAGCCAGTTGATAGAGCTTGGCTGCGATCAGTTCATTGCGCGCATGCGCCGCAGATTCCAGGATTTTCACGTAGTAGCGTCGACCTTTACCGTCCTGAAAAACGCCTGCGGGATTGGTACCCAATTGCCCGCCAATCCGTTGCATGGTCGTGGTATCAATAGTTGGCATAGCTGCACGTATCGCTATATTCCCCGGCTTAAGGGATGGGTTTAGTGCGACGCACCAGCGCCAATTGCGCAGGCGTTTCGATGGCACCCTTACGCACGTGCCGAACGTTCTGGATCGCCTCTTCGGTATCCATGCCCAATTCCACTAACAGCCGCGCCGCGATCATACCCGCCCGGCCCAAACCTCCTTTGCAATGCACGAGCAAGTCATCGCCGTTCCGCAACATCTCGCGGATCTCGCGGCCTTGCGTGACCCAGTGCTGTTCAAAAGCTTGAGTAGGCACGGAAAAGTCGGCAATCGGCAGATGTAACCAGGCTATGCCGCGTCTGCGAATTTCATGTCCGAGTTGCGGCACCTTGAGGGCTTTAAGCTCTGCGGGTTCGACGAGCGTCAACACCAGTTTTGCCCCCCAAGCGGCGATGGCATCCAAATCGATACCGAGGTCGCGTTCCCAGGCACCCGTGTGCGCAAAATGGTCATGTTTACCGGGGCAGAAAGTAATGCCGATCCGTCCATGCGCAGGACTCGCACGCACTTCTGCAATCTGAAGCGGGTGTGTATGGCTGGTCCGCACAGCTGTCATATTGCCATCCTGCCGAAATATTGAAGGGAGGAATTTTTTAATTTTTAGAATTAAGTTGTCCGCACGCTGCCAATACGTCATCGCCTTTAGTGCCTCTTATTA
This region includes:
- a CDS encoding cyclin-dependent kinase inhibitor 3 family protein — protein: MTAVRTSHTHPLQIAEVRASPAHGRIGITFCPGKHDHFAHTGAWERDLGIDLDAIAAWGAKLVLTLVEPAELKALKVPQLGHEIRRRGIAWLHLPIADFSVPTQAFEQHWVTQGREIREMLRNGDDLLVHCKGGLGRAGMIAARLLVELGMDTEEAIQNVRHVRKGAIETPAQLALVRRTKPIP